One part of the bacterium genome encodes these proteins:
- a CDS encoding FAD-dependent oxidoreductase encodes MTVNARPVLVIGGGIAGMTAAVEIAEVGHRVVLVEKEAYLGGRVMRTHRYFPKMCPPTCGFEINVRRIRQNPRITVHTLATVEEITGHAGNFSARIRIRPRYVTGQLSLDDSLAEQLESERDNDFNLGMDRTKALYLPHEMAYPALHVLDRDALSEADAARLAEACPPGAVDLDMAEEEIEIRVGAVIVATGWRPYDATQLDHLGFGRCRNVITNVMMERLAARSGPTGGKILRPSDGQPAQNVAFVQCAGSRDENHLPYCSAVCCMATLKQARYLREKNETARATVFYIDIRTVGRLEKFYQDMLSDEHVAFVKGKVALVDEDPETRELVLDVEDTLARETFHPRFDLVVLATGMVPNTADVEIPCELTYDAYGFVDGTTETPGVYAAGCVSHPCDVSRATKEATGAALKAIQCQYGGV; translated from the coding sequence ATGACCGTTAATGCACGACCCGTTCTGGTCATCGGTGGGGGGATCGCGGGCATGACGGCGGCGGTCGAGATCGCCGAGGTCGGCCATCGCGTCGTCCTGGTGGAGAAGGAGGCGTATCTCGGCGGGCGCGTGATGCGCACGCACCGCTACTTCCCCAAGATGTGCCCGCCCACCTGCGGGTTCGAGATCAACGTGCGCCGCATCAGGCAGAATCCCCGCATCACCGTGCACACCCTGGCGACGGTGGAGGAGATCACGGGCCACGCGGGAAACTTCTCGGCCCGGATCCGCATCCGGCCCCGGTACGTGACCGGGCAGCTATCGCTGGACGACAGCCTCGCGGAGCAGCTCGAGTCCGAGCGGGACAACGACTTCAACCTCGGCATGGACCGCACCAAGGCGCTCTACCTCCCGCACGAGATGGCCTATCCGGCGCTGCACGTGCTCGATCGGGACGCCCTGTCCGAAGCGGACGCCGCCCGGCTGGCGGAGGCCTGCCCGCCCGGCGCCGTCGATCTGGACATGGCCGAGGAGGAGATAGAGATCAGGGTGGGCGCCGTCATCGTGGCGACGGGCTGGAGGCCCTACGACGCCACCCAGCTCGACCACCTCGGCTTCGGCCGCTGCCGCAACGTGATCACCAACGTCATGATGGAACGGCTGGCCGCTCGTTCGGGGCCGACCGGCGGGAAGATCCTGCGGCCGTCGGACGGGCAGCCGGCGCAGAACGTGGCCTTCGTGCAATGCGCGGGTTCGCGGGACGAGAACCACCTGCCCTACTGCTCGGCGGTCTGCTGCATGGCGACCCTGAAGCAGGCCCGTTACCTCCGCGAGAAGAACGAGACCGCCCGGGCCACCGTCTTCTACATCGACATCCGCACCGTCGGCCGGCTGGAGAAGTTCTACCAGGACATGCTGTCGGACGAGCACGTCGCCTTCGTCAAGGGCAAGGTGGCCCTGGTCGACGAGGATCCCGAGACCCGGGAACTGGTCCTGGACGTGGAGGACACCCTGGCGCGGGAGACCTTCCACCCGCGCTTCGATCTGGTGGTGCTGGCGACCGGCATGGTTCCCAACACCGCCGACGTCGAGATCCCCTGCGAACTGACCTACGACGCGTACGGCTTCGTCGACGGGACGACCGAGACCCCCGGCGTGTACGCTGCGGGTTGCGTCAGCCATCCCTGCGACGTGTCCCGCGCGACGAAAGAGGCGACCGGGGCCGCACTCAAGGCGATCCAGTGCCAGTACGGAGGAGTCTGA